In Apium graveolens cultivar Ventura unplaced genomic scaffold, ASM990537v1 ctg6190, whole genome shotgun sequence, the genomic stretch ACGGTGACAGCGATTGGGCCACATGCCCGATGTCAAGATGATCTACAACAGGTTATTGTGTACTACTTGGACATTCACCCATCTCGTGGAAAACTAAGAAGCAATCGGTGGTTGCCCGATCCACAGCAGAGGCAGAATATCGCTCTATGGCATTGGCAGCGTGTGAAATCACGTGGCTATCAGCACTACTATGAGACATGGGTCTTAAAGAACTACCACCTGCCTTGCTGCACTGAGATAATCAAGCTGCATTAGCCCTGGCAGCAAACCCAGTCCTTCATGAACGCACGAAACATGTGGAAGTGGATTGTCACTTTGTGCGGGACAAAATCAACTCAGGCACCATAGTTACCAGGCACGTTCCTACTCACTCTCAAgttgctgacatatttaccaaagCTCTATCGACAGCAGCATCATTACATATTGGGCAAGCTTGGAGCTATAGTTGAACTCCCCTCCAAGCTTGAGGGGGAGTAATGGACACCATGAACCTCAGTCAACAATTTACTTAATGTTGCTTATATTTTTTCTATATTTCAATGAACATTTTTCATGTGTGATAACTAATATGTCTTCTAGTGCTAAGTAAGACACAGCTGGTCTCCCTTGTCATGGCATGCAGGACCACCTTTCTGTTAGAAGTAGCAGTCCTTGTCTTGAGCATATATTGGCTCATTGACATTTTTGTAACACATCTTTCAGATCCATCTTATGAGACTTTTGAATTATTTTGCTTCTCTACAATTCTTGTTTTGTGTTCTTCATTTGGCTGTTATTTTTCATTAAGTCACAGGGATAAACTCATAAACTAGTTAAGGGACATATGTCTCCAAGCAGCATCCATGTAGCTTTACTATATTTCTTCTGTGGTTTATTTGCGATAAAATAACAACCTCGTTAATAAAGTGTTCGAGTTTATTTTCATCTTCTATGTTGTATTTCTTAATCCAAGATATGTAGAATATGGTGAAAATCTTAGCAAAGAAGATAGAGGGAAAATGCTAAAGAAACAGAAAGGTTAATTACCAATATATGGACTCGAGTTTTACTAGACCCCTGAATCATCCATACATGCAATTCAAATTTACTAGAAACTGAATTTTCACCAGGTCACCGGAATATTGTTGCATGCAGATGTTAGAAATTATGTAAATTACACACACATTAAAATTTTATAAGAAACCATCAAGAGTACATTCTATTCCATGCATAGTTAGATTTATAATCCTACTGTTATAGATAAATAAGCATTGGCTGAGTTAGCATCAGAATTCAAAGTAACAGCTGAACTCCAGTTGCAAGTGAATGATCAACAGAAAAACTCGACATTCTTCTTATCAATTTTTACTAAAACAACAAAAAAAGAAAtactaaaatattaaaattcTTTCACAAACAACAGATCCAATGAAGTCATGACAAAATTTGAAATTTAGTAGAGCATAAATACCTATTACTATGATTGCAGGTTTCTTGACCTGCAATCATCAAAATATGTGCCCATCGTCAGAGGCCATCCATCTTTGCATTTTGCATGAGCAAGTGTAGCTTCCTGGTATATTTATACAAGTCTGATCGCATAATTTATATTGACCACTGAAAGTAGTTTTTGGTGGACTTGAACACTCATCGATATCTGACATTAAAAAATCTTATCAGTCGAAGTAATTTAATAATGATAACTGAATGTGCTTTTAAGAGCACAAGCCTTCATCACATGAAGCATTTGTTCCACATTGATACTTTTCTTCTTCAAGTTCATCTTTTGGAGAACAGAGCGGGAGATCTTTATAGTTTATATTTACTATAACAGAAACTGTTTCCATAGTTTGCACACTCTAGATATTTGTCAGATTTCCGAACCAGTCCTGATCAACAATGAATCAATACCTGCATCAAGTGGCAGAAAGAGGAATGATTTGTTATTCGTGGAACTAGATACCTCGGCCCCTCGCTGCATCTTGCTGATGCTTGGTCATAACCACTAGGATTCCAAGATGGCCGGATGTGATAAGGAAAATAAATCTTGAAACTTGTTTGGCAGCAATTTATCCAAAACAAATTGCTGCATCATTATTAGGATTCAAAGAGAAATTACTGCACAATGATACGCACCCTGCAATTGTAACTGTTTCATCATATTTGGCTTTTAATAAAGCAAGATTGTTGCAGCCCATGGCAATGAACTGATTTTCAGTGTCTGAGAATCTAAATCGATATGTAAACTAATTTCTTGATTCTCGTGATCACTTGTATTCTTACAATCTTTGGTTATTGGATAACTAAGGCGAAACATGGCTTCCTCATCTAGTACTGATATATTCAGCAGCTCTAGATTAATATCTGCGTCGTAGTAATTGCTTCTAAGAAAAGGTCTTGGTGTTTTGAAAGACTTGTTGCAATATACTTCAAAGCTAATGTCAAATGCACTAGTTAAAAGGGTAACTAATCTTCATGCTGCCGCATTTTTCTTGCCATCCAGGCTTTGCTACTAGCCAATCTTGGGGAAATGCTTGTTTTATGAACAACATCACTAGCATCGTCTCCAGCAACAGCTTTTAACTTGAATTTGCAATGTTATTATAACCTGTGCTGATGTACATGTCATATTAGAAAAACTATTTAATATCTTATAATAACAAGCTTATTTTCCataattaattcatttaatctAGTCTAACTCActtataattaatttatatatcaAACTTAATAAAGTTAGAGTAGTATTGAATACTTTTTATAGTCTATGGAGGATagaaattaaatttataaaaatataattaaaattgaAATGTACCACCCCAATTGGACTCGAAATCGAGATTTGACCCCATTTGACTCTGGTTCAGCAGGATTATTTGGTCCTGCCTGTTGTAATATAAAGGAAAGCAGGGGAGTTGAGCAGGCCTGAGCTAAAAATAGCAAAAAAAGATGAAGAGATTTACTGGTACTGTTCCTGATGATATGGTAGCTAACATTCTCCTACGCCTTGATGCAAAGACTTTAGTTGCTCTCAAATCAGTTTCGAAAAGCACAGTAGCTCAAGAAAAGCAACAAGAGATTCACATTGTCCACGACAAAATTCCTGGAACTAGGAATCCAGTTTCACTTGTCAATCTCGGTACTCGTCAACTTATCACTACTCTTAAGTTTCCGGCGAATAAATGTTTGTTTACACTTGTTGGTTCTGCTTGCGGAATTGTTTGTTTTTACGATTTATCGGATGTAGGGATCAATGAGTACTACCTCTGGAACCCTGCTACTAAATCTTTCAAAACCGTTCCCTCCCTGCCTATTACAGATGATAGTGAAGCACATTTTATTGCAGATTACGggttttgttttgatgaaatagaTAATAATTTTAAGATTATTAGGGTTATGTGGAGACTGTGTTATACGGAAGAATTTGAATACTCTCCTCGCAGCTATGATAAGGTTTACGTTGAAGTATATTCTTCCAAGAGGAATGTCTGTCTAAAATTTGAGCAGGAGGGTAAGACCATTGATCATATTTGTTAGAATTGGTGTAACTTTAATGTTTTTGTTAGTGGTGGACTTTTGTGTTGTATTGGATGTTATGGTATCATCACTTTTGATTCACACAGAGGACAAAGTCTCTGTTGGCAAAAAGTCTAGTTGTTCAGTCTAGCTGCTCTTGGTTTATTCTGTGTCTGAAGTTCATCATACTATGCTAGTGCCTAATCAGACTAGAAAAGCCGAGTTAACAAGAGATTTATAGAGGCCTAACGGTTCCCTGTACATCTAGTGGTAGGACATTTACAATCCCCCGTGTAATACAATCAGGACCAGACTCCAGAGTGATTAAATATgcaaagaagcttgaaacaataCCCTATTTTTAAATGCCAAAGTTGTGTCTATAAGAGAAcaatagacatcggttatatTTGGCAAAAACTGATGTTAATGAGCTAATTAGACATTGGACGATGTCTAATATGTACATACACATCACCTTAGTTTTAAAAGAACTGATGTCTAAGGAACAAATAAACATCATCTTTTAGAAAATAAACGATGTTATAGAGCATCTTATACATCACTTTTTAAGAAGCGATGTGTGTGTGATAAATTACTTACGGTGTGATATGTTTTTTAGAATATATTTCAAGTAAATTATtcataaaatttattttttttaaacttgTTCAAAATTTGAGTTATAACTGATGTCTATTTCAGTACAACATCAGTTTCTGGCCGATGTCAAATATAGACATCACCGAAAAAGATATCGGTTGTGAAACAACGTAGACATCAGCCAAAACTCGATGTGTACTGACCAGATTCTTGTAGTCTAGATTAATAAGGGTAGGCAGGCACATTGAAAGGGGTTGGAAGCTAGAGTCttaaggagccaccactaaccctaatctGTAGCGAATAAGATAAATATGAAACTGGTTTTAGAGTATATAAAGTCTGTGTATTGCAGTTCTCAATCTTCTCCGAGTGTTTACAAGCTTATATTGAAAAACAAGATTACATCATATGCTAGAAATCAGGAAAACAAATAACTAGAAAATCAAACACCAGAACTACTTCCTACAATTTCTCCCTGATAATTCTGGGCTTCCTTAATTATCTCCATTGCTTGAGACTTATTCAACTTACCTATTTTATTTGTGTCGAGTTTAGATAAATACGGAAAGTAATTCCAACATTCTCTCCCATTATCTGAACTTGACTAGATTCTTGACGCCCAGAAGCATACGCATCTCTTCAAATTTTGCTGTAGTCAATGGCTTAGTTAATATATCAGCTTTTTGCTCCTGGGTCTTTACATACTTCACCACAATATCTCCACGTTCCACACAATCCCTTATGAAGTAAAACCGCATATCAATATGCTTGCTCCTTCCATTGATGATTGGATTCTTAGTTAGGTCGATTGCGGACTTGTTGTGCATGAAGATCTCAACAGGGCCTGGAACTACATCTACTACCTGTTTCAACAAGTTCTGCAGCCAAATACCTTGTGTAGCAGCCGCTATAACAGCCATAAACTCGGCCTCACACGAGGAGAGTGCTACGCACCTTTGTTTCTGTGAAACCCATGTTATCAGATTCTCGTTCAGATAAAAAGCTATACCAGTCGTGCTTTTCCTATCGTCTACACTTCCTGCATGATCACTATCAGAATAGCCACTTAACAAGTAATTTCCAGTCCCTTAAAGGTACACCAATCCATATTCCAAGGTGCCCTTGATGTACCGTAATATTCTCTTCACAGCATTGTAATGTAGCATGGTGGGTTTATCCATGTACCTGCTCAGAACTCCCACAGAGTAAGCAATGTCTAGACGTGTGTGTACCACGTACCTCAGTTCACCAATGATGCTCCTAAACAATGTGAAATCCACCAACTCTCCACCTTCATCTATGTCAACTTTAATTTTTGACTCCATCGGGTATTTAACAGGCTTGCAGTTTGTCATGTTTTCTTTATCAAGGATTTTCTTCCCATATGCTGTTTGCTTGATTTCTGTATAACCCAGCTTCTGATTTACTTCCAATCCGAGATAATATGCCAATTTTCCAATATCACTCATGTCAAACTCTTGCGCCATTTGTTTCTTAAATTTCAGAATGTTTCCAATGCTTGATCCTGTCACCAATAAATCGTCTACATACACTGCCACTATCAAGCACTCATGGCCTTCTCGTTTCGTATACAAAGCATGATCATATGGACATTTTGTAAAACCCAGGCTTCACAAATATTTGTTCAGTCGTGAGTATCATGCTCTAGGTGCCTGACGAAGGCCATAAAGAGCTTTCAACAATCGATAAACTTTGTGCTCCTCATTCCTTATCTCGAAACCAACGGGCTGGGTTACATAGACTTCCTCCAGAAGTTCACCATTTAAGAACGCCGACTTTACATCCAAATGATGCACCTGCCATCCTTGTTTTGCTCCCAAATCCAACAACATCTTGACAGTTTCTAATCTCGTTACAGGTGCAAACacttcatcaaaatcaatcccCTTTTTCTATACAAAACCCCTGGCGACGAGCCTGACTTTATACTTTACTATGTTGCCTTCTGTGTCCTTCTTGAATTTGTATACCCACTTCAAACTGATGGTTTTGCGTCCTGCTGGTAGTTCTGTTAATCTCCAAGTTTTATTTTTCTCAATAGCATCAATCTCAGCTATCATTGCCTTGCTCCATTCTTTGTTGTCTTTTGCTTCCTCGAATGTCTTTGGTTCTTCAGCACCCAGCAGTAACCGTTCATCCATGATCTCGATCTCCGGAGTCTCATCATAAATCTCACTTATAAAACGAAATTTCTTGGGCTCACTTGAATTACCAGATTCACTTGAATATCCCAACTCGCTTGAATTTCCAGACGCTTGAAAGTCATACCCAATATCCTCGTTTTCTTTGATCGAGCTCCTTGGTGTATGTGGTGACTCTATTCCCATATCACTATCTTCCCCGGTGCTTGTGTTTGAATTTACAAGCATAAATCTATCAGCCACATTATCTTCTTGCACATCTTTACGGCTCCAGTCCCATCATTTTCTTTCTTCAAACACAACATCACGGCTTATATGTAACCTCCCGGTAGTTGGGTTATAAAACCTGTGAGCTTTTGTTCCGGGTTCTTTTCCAATATAGACCATAGGCTGGCTTCTATCATCGAGTTTTTCTAGTCCAACATTTTGAACTTTCACATGTGCCAAGCAACCTAATACACGAATTTGACCCAGTTTCGGCTTTGATCCTGTTCAGGCATCATAAGGTGTCTCTCCCACCACGGCTTTTGTTGGTAGTCTGTTTAATATGTATACTGAATGTCTAGCGGCCTCTCCCCATATTGTTGATGGCATACCTTTCTCTTTCAGCAAACTCATAATCATTGCTACCACCGTTCTATTCCGCCTCTCTACAacttcattctgttgtggagtgTAAGGTGCGGTTATATGCCTCTTTATACCGGCGTTTGCACAGAAGTCATTGAATTCTTTTGAGTTAAATTCTCCGCCCCTATCCGTCCTCAAGGTTTTAATAGTGTTCTTTGCCTCCTTTTCTACTACTACCTTGAACTGCTTAAACATCTCGAGTGCCTGGTCCTTGTATTTCAACATATATACCCACATGGCACGACTATAATCATCGACTAACAGAAACATGTATCTGTTCCCAGCTGGAGTTGGCGGAGTAAACGGGCCACATAAATCTGCATGGATTAGTTCCAGCTTTTCTTTTGTCACGAACTCAGATTTGGATGGAAACGGCTTCCGTGCTTGTTTGGACAGTAGACAACCACTACAAGCTCCTTTAAGTTGCATCAATTTGGGCAAATCTTGGGCCATCTCTTTGCTGGACATCGTGTGCAATGCTTGAAAATTTACATGTCCCAATCTCGAGTTCCAAAGCCAAGTTAGCTCCTCCGTTTTTGTCAACATACACACTGGATTGTACTCTTCAATTACTATCTTATATAACGTGTTTGTTGACCTCTGCACTTTCATTAAAAGCCTGCCACTACTATCGTATACCCACAGGTTATCTCCATTTATTACAACCTTATTTCCGTTTTCAGATAATTGCCCAAGAGATATAATATTGTTACACGACGACGGAATAAAATAGACATCCTTCAACTTTAGTTCATCTCCATTTTTACACTTAAATACAATCGTACCTTTTCCTTCGATTTTAACGGTGGAGCCATCTCCAAAACGCACATTTCCTGTCACGTTTTCATTTAACTCGTTGAACTTCTCACGGTGTCCAGTCATATGATTTCTGGCACCGTTATCCAGATACCACAGGTTGTTTTCTGATTTTGTGCTTCCGTCTCGACTAATATCAGGCAAAACTTTTTCTTCATTTAATAGCACTGTTCCTCCTTCGTTTTGATCAGTTTCTGACAACAGAAGGGTGGGTTCATCATCTTCAAATTTTGTAAGGTTGGACTCCGGGGTCTGTTCTTTGCTCTTTTCTCTCTCCCTTCGTGGTTTCCTGCATTCGGCTGCATAATGGTCATACACATTACAGTTAAAGCACTTGATTGTACTTCTATCACGTGGTGCATTGATAACCTTCTTTGTCCCTTCACTTCTGTTGAATTGTTCTTGACGACCTCTATCATTTCCATTAAATCGAGGATTTCCTCTTCCTCTCCCACGGAAACCATATCCACCTCTCGTCCTCTGAGTTTGAACATTTGTACCACCATACTTGATTGTTCTCTTTGCTCAATCTTCCTTTGTGAGTAGAAGTTGTCCTCCAACACTTTCGAACCTCCCTTTCATTCTTTCTTCGTGGGCCTTGAGACGCCCAATTACTTCTTCAACTGTCATAGTCTTCATATCTCCAAATTGTTCAATGTTTGAGGCGATTTGAAGAAACTTGTCAGGGACTGCTCACAGGATTTTCCTTACTACACTTGCTTCCTCCACTTTTTCTCCAGAAACCCTTATGTTGGTCACAATTGCAATCAGTTTCATACAAAAATCATCCACCTGGTCAATTTCTTTCATGACCAGAGATTCAAACTCTCCTTTCAATGTTTGCACTTTTGCCTCATTTACCCGCTCTTCACCCATACACAGTGTTTTGATCGCGTCCCAGGCCTCTTTGGTCATTTCTTTATCAGCAATGGTCAATAATATGTCCTCTGGCATACCCTGATAAATCACAGCTAGGGCCATTTGCACCGTTTTGTCCTCCACGGTTGTCTCTGAGCCGATTTGTTCAATTACACCCCATACTCCTTGCGCCTTCATGAACACCTTCATCTTTAGAGACCATGCTGTATAGTCGCTTCGCGTTAGCATCCGATAGTACAGACCAACTGCTCATTCCTTCGTTTTTGTTGCCTCCATTACGATCTTTGTGTTTTTGGGTTGAATTTCAGGCATAAAATGACCTAAACtccgtagctctgataccacaaTGTAGCGAATAAGATAAATATGAAACTGGTTTTGGAGAATATAAAGTCTGTGTATTGAAGTTCTCAATCTTCTCCGAGTGTTTACAAGCTTATATTGAAAAACAAGATTACATCATATGCTAGAAATCAGGAAAACAAATAACTAGAAAATCAAACACCAGAACTACTTCCTACAATTTCTCCTGATAATTCTGGGCTTCCTAGATTGTCTCCATTGCTTGAGACTTATTCAACTTACCTATTTTATTTGTGTCGAGTTTAGATAAATACGGA encodes the following:
- the LOC141703080 gene encoding uncharacterized protein LOC141703080 — translated: MKRFTGTVPDDMVANILLRLDAKTLVALKSVSKSTVAQEKQQEIHIVHDKIPGTRNPVSLVNLGTRQLITTLKFPANKCLFTLVGSACGIVCFYDLSDVGINEYYLWNPATKSFKTVPSLPITDDSEAHFIADYGFCFDEIDNNFKIIRVMWRLCYTEEFEYSPRSYDKVYVEVYSSKRNVCLKFEQEVVDFCVVLDVMVSSLLIHTEDKVSVGKKSSCSV